A genomic segment from Nicotiana sylvestris chromosome 1, ASM39365v2, whole genome shotgun sequence encodes:
- the LOC104224200 gene encoding transcription factor HHO6-like, producing MGSIPPELSLDCRPTFIPTSITDFLKQLSSIRNVPDKLFQIDEYISRLEDEMRKIDAFKRELPLSVLLVKDAIVALRAESVQYKKSRTEPVLEEFIPLKKSSNEDNKAEVTKDKDNSREKMSWMSSVQLWNGDQNTDEASNKQQSKSELKIRSPEEGNSSVTEDRFQSCKTLNMGKAFSPFKGYSGFSVTTVRKDDKDELPGVPGLSLHTPGIIKLREETSGLNSKHNGSRGGLSSVASSQSNIRNGSLSQQQAARKQRRCWSPELHRRFVDALQQLGGSQVATPKQIRELMQVDGLTNDEVKSHLQKYRLHTRRIPNTQTQPANQSGVALWMSQDQYGGSSKQSSSQSGSPQGPLHLSGSSRGTSTTVGDSMEEEDDVKSESQSWKNHAHMSGKIDV from the exons ATGGGTTCGATTCCACCTGAATTAAGCTTAGATTGCAGACCTACTTTCATTCCCACATCCATTACTGATTTTCTTAAACAACTCTCCTCGATCCGTAACGTACCTGATAAACTCTTTCAGATTGATGAGTATATCTCCAGACTTGAAGATGAAATGAGGAAAATCGATGCCTTTAAACGCGAGCTTCCCCTTTCCGTCCTTCTTGTTAAAGATg CTATTGTGGCTTTGAGAGCAGAATCAGTGCAGTATAAAAAATCAAGAACAGAACCAGTATTGGAAGAATTCATTCCATTGAAGAAGAGTTCCAATGAAGATAATAAAGCTGAAGTCACAAAAGATAAGGATAATAGTAGAGAAAAGATGAGTTGGATGAGCTCTGTGCAGCTCTGGAACGGTGACCAAAATACTGATGAAGCCAGTAATAAACAACAGTCTAAATCAGAGTTGAAAATT AGATCCCCTGAAGAAGGAAATAGCTCGGTAACTGAGGATCGATTCCAATCTTGTAAAACCTTGAATATGGGAAAGGCATTTTCACCTTTCAAGGGGTATTCTGGTTTCTCAGTGACGACTGTTAGGAAAGACGATAAAGATGAACTACCAGGAGTACCAGGATTATCACTTCATACTCCTGGAATTATAAAGCTGAGGGAGGAGACTAGTGGTTTGAATTCAAAACACAATGGTAGCAGAGGTGGTTTATCTAGTGTAGCAAGTAGTCAATCAAATATAAGGAATGGATCACTGTCTCAGCAGCAGGCTGCTAGAAAGCAGAGAAGATGCTGGTCACCAGAGTTACATAGGCGATTCGTCGACGCACTGCAAcaacttggtggttcacaag TTGCAACTCCTAAGCAGATTAGAGAGCTCATGCAAGTGGATGGTCTAACCAATGATGAAGTAAAGAGTCATTTGCAA AAATATCGGCTTCATACACGAAGAATTCCGAATACACAGACCCAACCAGCAAATCAGTCTGGTGTAGCATTATGGATGTCCCAAGACCAATATGGGGGATCCTCAAAGCAGAGTAGTTCCCAGTCTGGTTCCCCTCAGGGTCCTCTTCACTTGAGTGGGAGTTCCCGAGGTACTTCCACGACTGTCGGTGATAGCATGGAGGAAGAAGATGATGTAAAATCTGAGAGTCAAAGCTGGAAAAATCATGCTCACATGTCTGGAAAGATCGATGTATAG